A single Drosophila willistoni isolate 14030-0811.24 unplaced genomic scaffold, UCI_dwil_1.1 Seg669, whole genome shotgun sequence DNA region contains:
- the LOC26529301 gene encoding LOW QUALITY PROTEIN: uncharacterized protein LOC26529301 (The sequence of the model RefSeq protein was modified relative to this genomic sequence to represent the inferred CDS: deleted 2 bases in 1 codon; substituted 2 bases at 2 genomic stop codons): MGIRDGAINISARDGVYISTDSDSGNVSQICRSSHQNTYAMPGGDISDDLRRKFDQWWSNQLSPQATAMTPKMLPFMTAPSAVPVGAGPNELVDFPVGVGTAAMAAAAAAAAHAGSMGSRXSLLLANEAVAAAYHPSVGQGGAGGVAAGPGHHSGMLVHPSMHPAMHPSIHHHHHHGGSHALPEYANXKTRMRTSFDPEMELPKFQKWFQENPHLSRQHIQNYVVQLNALESRRGRKPLDVNNVVYWFKNARAAQKRAEMRGNVTTTMSALGHAAMNGYLSQHHGAQLGQNSSSSAGSQPMSMGNLSGKSHDYLKSPMSLKSEDIDTMSQHSNDMDEEAPVSRSNTPQLPLSLTTHETNRNSPLMDGDEEHDDDEATAPTRAKSEISDVINGNVHRDERQQQQQQEKSNEEHKDDISKEHTEGGHNEQDHEQLPDDSALNHNNNENELTTPKCRSTPKEEEDDLDMDDDDLEDNDNENDASHLDEFRSPSPAMDGNLVAASHKDQQLSFPMVPNSMFSQSFMYMSHYMPAFGQAAAAAAAAAAAAAGMQPNALTGAGLNLSSIWNRTFINPVTEVPKLEQWFAMNTHPSHNLILKYTEDLNTMPYR, from the exons GTAACGTCTCACAGATTTGTCGCAGTTCGCATCAGAATACATATGCCATGCCCGGTGGGGATATATCGGATGATTTGCGTCGCAAATTCGATCAATGGTGGTCAAATCAACTCTCTCCCCAGGCCACAGCCATGACCCCCAAAATGTTGCCCTTCATGACAGCGCCGTCTGCTGTGCCGGTGGGGGCAGGACCCAATGAATTGGTCGATTTTCCTGTGGGAGTGGGCACTGCAGCAATGGCTGCGGctgccgcagcagcagctcatGCCGGTTCCATGGGCAGCCGATAGAGTTTGTTGCTGGCCAATGAGGCAGTGGCCGCTGCCTATCATCCCAGTGTTGGACAGGGTGGGGCTGGGGGTGTGGCTGCTGGTCCCGGTCATCATTCTGGCATGCTTGTACATCCATCTATGCATCCGGCCATGCATCCTTCgatacatcatcatcatcatcatggagGATCACATGCTCTTCCTGAGTATGCCAATTAGAAGACTCGCATGCGAACCAGTTTCGATCCGGAAATGGAGTTGCCCAAATTTCAGAAATGGTTCCAAGAGAATCCCCATCTTTCACGCCAGCATATTCAGAATTATGTGGTGCAATTGAATGCCTTGGAGTCGCGTCGAGGTCGCAAGCCTTTGGATGTCAATAATGTGGTCTACTGGTTTAAGAATGCTCGCGCAGCCCAGAAACGGGCCGAGATGAGGGGCAATGTGACCACCACAATGAGTGCCCTGGGACACGCGGCCATGAACGGTTATCTGAGTCAGCATCATGGAGCCCAATTAGGGCAGAACTCCAGCTCGAGTGCTGGTAGCCAGCCA ATGAGCATGGGCAATCTGTCGGGCAAGTCGCATGATTATCTCAAGAGTCCCATGAGCTTGAAATCAGAAGATATTGATACCATGTCCCAGCATTCCAATGATATGGATGAGGAGGCGCCTGTGAGTCGGTCAAATACTCCACAATTGCCGCTCTCCCTGACCACCCACGAGACGAATCGGAATTCCCCGCTCATGGATGGCGATGAGGAGCACGATGACGATGAGGCCACAGCACCCACAAGAGCTAAGAGTGAAATTAGCGATGTGATCAATGGCAATGTGCATAGGGACGAacgccaacagcaacagcagcaggagaaATCCAATGAAGAGCACAAGGATGACATTTCCAAGGAGCATACGGAAGGTGGACATAACGAGCAGGATCATGAGCAATTACCCGATGATTCGGCTCTCAATCACAACAACAATGAGAATGAGTTGACCACCCCGAAATGCCGCAGCACACCCAAAGAGGAGGAAGATGATCTGGATATGGATGACGATGACTTGGAGGACAATGACAATGAGAACGATGCCAGTCATTTGGATGAATTTCGTTCCCCCTCGCCGGCCATGGATGGCAATTTGGTGGCCGCCTCGCACAAGGATCAACAATTGTCCTTTCCCATGGTACCCAATTCGATGTTCTCGCAATCCTTCATGTACATGAGCCATTACATGCCAGCATTTGGCCAGGCGGCAgctgcggcggcggcagctgcagcagctgcgGCTGGTATGCAACCGAATGCTCTTACCGGGGCCGGGCTCAATCTCTCGAGCATCTGGAATCGCACTTTCATCAATCCGGTCACCGAAGTGCCCAAATTGGAGCAATGGTTTGCCATGAACACGCATCCGTCGCACAATTTGATACTCAAATACACTGAGGACTTGAACACCATGCCCTACAGGTGA